A single window of Deinococcus planocerae DNA harbors:
- a CDS encoding phosphatidate cytidylyltransferase, which yields MESLSTRVLTSVVGFTLISVVVWLGWVAMLPALIAVSVMAMYEYIRMLDRNDIDVRRVSLAVFGTALIVASLPLWPQTPWPGGSWREAVLTVALGYMLVMEVMRPGERPLERVVYSMFGLLYIPWLLGYFLLLRYSPDAGDGLLYFALPLLATFAADIGGYFGGHFFGRRKLAPEVSPGKTVEGAIGGLAFSFLTVLVMTQLAQVWSPLQALLYSIFVASASQLGDLAESLLKRALKTKDSGSSLPGHGGFLDRLDSLLFAVPATYLFLNINVFTR from the coding sequence ATGGAATCCCTGAGCACCCGCGTCCTCACCTCGGTCGTGGGGTTCACGCTCATCAGCGTCGTCGTGTGGCTCGGGTGGGTGGCGATGCTGCCCGCGCTGATCGCCGTGTCGGTGATGGCCATGTACGAATACATCCGGATGCTCGACCGCAACGACATCGACGTGCGGCGGGTCAGCCTGGCGGTATTCGGCACCGCCCTGATCGTGGCGAGCCTGCCGCTGTGGCCGCAGACGCCGTGGCCGGGGGGCTCGTGGCGCGAGGCGGTGCTGACGGTGGCGCTGGGGTACATGCTCGTGATGGAGGTCATGCGGCCCGGCGAGCGCCCGCTGGAGCGCGTCGTGTACTCGATGTTCGGGCTGCTCTACATCCCCTGGCTGCTGGGGTACTTCCTGCTGCTGCGCTACAGCCCGGACGCGGGGGACGGCCTGCTGTACTTCGCGCTGCCGCTGCTCGCCACCTTCGCGGCGGACATCGGCGGGTATTTCGGCGGGCACTTCTTCGGGCGGCGCAAGCTCGCCCCCGAGGTCAGCCCCGGCAAGACGGTCGAGGGGGCCATCGGCGGCCTCGCCTTCAGCTTCCTGACGGTGCTGGTGATGACCCAGCTTGCGCAGGTCTGGTCGCCGCTTCAGGCCCTGCTGTACTCCATCTTCGTCGCCAGCGCCTCCCAGCTCGGGGACCTCGCCGAGAGCCTGCTCAAGCGGGCCCTGAAGACCAAAGACTCGGGAAGCAGCCTGCCGGGGCACGGGGGCTTTCTCGACCGACTCGACAGCCTGCTCTTCGCGGTTCCGGCGACGTATCTGTTCTTGAATATCAACGTGTTTACGCGGTAA
- the tsf gene encoding translation elongation factor Ts, with the protein MMESIKKLRELTGAGMMDVKKALSDAGNDEDRAIALLRERGIVKAAKKADREAKEGLVRFALEGNRGAIVEVNSETDFVARNSDFQALVERLAQAALQAGTNDVEEFRTFAMNGDTVGNTVAAAAGKIGENIVLNRVAFIEAGDGETLAGYVHSNGKIGVLVDLANGTEAQAKDVALHVAAERPQYLTRDEVNQGDIEKEREILTNKALNEGKPQQIVEKIVSGQIGKFYEEKVLPEQRFVKDNSVTVGGYLGGAQVRRFVRFEVGA; encoded by the coding sequence ATGATGGAATCGATCAAGAAGCTGCGCGAGCTGACCGGCGCGGGCATGATGGACGTGAAAAAGGCCCTCTCGGACGCCGGCAACGACGAGGACAGGGCGATTGCCCTGCTGCGCGAGCGCGGCATCGTGAAGGCCGCCAAGAAGGCCGACCGCGAGGCGAAGGAAGGGCTGGTGCGCTTCGCCCTGGAGGGCAACCGCGGCGCCATCGTCGAGGTCAACAGCGAGACCGACTTCGTGGCGCGCAACTCGGACTTCCAGGCGCTCGTGGAGCGCCTCGCCCAGGCCGCGCTCCAGGCGGGCACGAACGACGTCGAGGAGTTCCGCACCTTCGCCATGAACGGCGACACCGTGGGCAACACCGTCGCGGCGGCGGCGGGCAAGATCGGCGAGAACATCGTCCTCAACCGCGTCGCCTTCATCGAGGCCGGTGACGGCGAGACGTTGGCCGGGTACGTCCACTCCAACGGCAAGATCGGCGTGCTGGTGGACCTGGCAAACGGCACCGAGGCGCAGGCGAAGGACGTGGCCCTGCACGTGGCCGCCGAGCGCCCGCAGTACCTCACCCGTGACGAGGTGAACCAGGGGGACATCGAGAAGGAGCGCGAGATTCTGACGAACAAGGCGCTCAACGAGGGCAAGCCGCAGCAGATCGTGGAGAAGATCGTCTCCGGCCAGATCGGCAAGTTCTACGAGGAGAAGGTGCTGCCCGAGCAGCGCTTCGTCAAGGACAACAGCGTGACGGTGGGGGGCTACCTCGGCGGCGCGCAGGTCAGGCGCTTCGTCCGGTTCGAGGTCGGCGCGTAA
- the pyrH gene encoding UMP kinase: MYKRVLLKLSGEFLSGESGFGISPDTTADLARLVTGALDGTGVELAVVIGGGNLWRGARNGKGMDPATADYIGMLGTVMNAMALQDAMEAQGQPTRVMSAIQMHAVAEPYIRRRAMRHLEKGRVVIFGGGNGAPFFTTDTTATLRALEVGADVVLMAKNQVDGVYDSDPRKNPDAQKLDHLSHREVVERRLEVMDATALTLCMDKGLPIVVFDLFQEGNLRRLLAGERVGTLIES, from the coding sequence GTGTACAAACGCGTCCTGCTCAAGCTCTCCGGCGAATTCCTCTCCGGTGAATCCGGCTTCGGAATCAGCCCCGACACGACGGCGGACCTCGCCCGGCTGGTCACGGGGGCGCTGGACGGTACGGGGGTCGAACTCGCGGTCGTGATCGGCGGCGGGAACCTCTGGCGCGGCGCGCGCAACGGCAAGGGCATGGACCCCGCCACCGCCGACTACATCGGGATGCTGGGCACCGTGATGAACGCGATGGCCCTGCAAGACGCGATGGAGGCGCAGGGTCAGCCCACCCGCGTCATGAGCGCCATCCAGATGCACGCCGTCGCCGAGCCCTACATCCGCCGCCGCGCGATGCGCCACCTGGAAAAGGGCCGCGTCGTGATCTTCGGCGGGGGGAACGGAGCCCCCTTCTTCACCACCGACACGACCGCCACCCTGCGCGCCCTGGAAGTCGGCGCCGACGTGGTGCTGATGGCGAAAAACCAGGTGGACGGCGTGTACGACTCCGACCCGCGCAAGAACCCCGACGCGCAAAAGCTCGACCACCTCAGCCACCGGGAGGTCGTGGAGCGGCGCCTAGAGGTCATGGACGCCACCGCGCTGACCCTGTGCATGGACAAGGGGCTGCCCATCGTGGTCTTCGACCTCTTCCAGGAAGGGAACCTGCGCCGCCTCCTCGCGGGGGAGCGGGTGGGCACGCTCATCGAGAGTTGA
- the frr gene encoding ribosome recycling factor, which produces MADMKAISVDTRERMGKAIEALENNLGVLRTGRANPGILKKITVDYYGSTVPVDQVASITTPDARTLVITPWDRGALGPIERAIRDSDLGLNPNNKGDTIFISLPMLTEERRKELVKNAKNYAEDARIAIRNLRKHALDEVKKLEGVSSDDIKRGEAEVQKITDEYIGRVDQTFAKKEQDILG; this is translated from the coding sequence ATGGCGGACATGAAGGCCATTAGCGTAGACACGCGCGAACGCATGGGCAAGGCCATCGAGGCGCTGGAGAACAATCTCGGCGTGCTCAGGACGGGCCGCGCCAATCCCGGCATCCTCAAGAAGATCACGGTGGACTACTACGGCTCCACGGTCCCCGTCGATCAGGTGGCGAGCATCACCACGCCGGACGCGCGCACGCTCGTGATCACCCCCTGGGACCGCGGCGCCCTGGGGCCCATCGAGCGGGCGATCCGCGACAGCGACCTGGGCCTGAACCCCAACAACAAGGGGGACACCATCTTCATCAGCCTGCCCATGCTCACCGAGGAGCGGCGCAAGGAGCTGGTGAAAAACGCCAAGAATTACGCGGAAGACGCCCGCATCGCCATCCGCAACCTGCGCAAGCATGCCCTGGACGAGGTCAAGAAGCTCGAAGGCGTCAGCAGCGACGACATCAAGCGCGGCGAGGCGGAGGTCCAGAAGATCACCGACGAGTACATCGGGCGGGTGGACCAGACCTTCGCCAAGAAGGAGCAGGACATCCTCGGGTGA